One region of Exiguobacterium acetylicum genomic DNA includes:
- the rimM gene encoding ribosome maturation factor RimM (Essential for efficient processing of 16S rRNA), producing MEWLEIAKIANTHGLKGELKLLASTDFPEERFKVGKEVFLGSEGTYTPVTISGYRKHKQFIMVTFKGMHHINDVEKYKGLKLYVHAEDLQDLDEHEFYYHEIIGCTVYDGETKIGVVSDILETGANDVWTIKRDGKKDVLIPYIEQVVASVDVEQKRIQITPLPGLIEE from the coding sequence ATGGAATGGTTGGAAATTGCGAAAATCGCCAACACGCACGGTCTAAAAGGGGAATTGAAGTTACTCGCAAGCACGGATTTCCCGGAAGAACGCTTTAAGGTCGGAAAAGAAGTTTTTCTCGGCTCTGAAGGCACGTATACACCGGTAACGATCAGTGGCTACCGGAAGCATAAACAATTCATCATGGTGACGTTCAAAGGGATGCATCATATCAATGACGTCGAGAAGTACAAAGGATTGAAACTCTATGTCCACGCAGAAGACTTACAGGACTTAGACGAGCATGAATTTTACTATCATGAGATCATCGGTTGTACGGTTTATGACGGTGAGACGAAAATCGGAGTCGTATCCGACATTCTCGAAACGGGCGCAAATGACGTCTGGACGATCAAACGCGACGGGAAAAAAGATGTCCTGATTCCGTATATCGAGCAGGTCGTTGCTTCCGTCGACGTCGAACAGAAACGCATTCAGATCACGCCGCTTCCGGGACTGATCGAAGAATGA
- the rpsP gene encoding 30S ribosomal protein S16: protein MAVKIRLKRMGAKKSPFYRVVVADSRAPRDGRFIEQIGYYNPVAKPEAEVKINEELALKWLSEGAKPSDTVRNLFSQAGIMEKFHNAKLAK, encoded by the coding sequence ATGGCAGTTAAAATTCGTCTTAAGCGCATGGGCGCAAAAAAATCACCTTTCTACCGTGTGGTAGTAGCAGACTCACGTGCACCACGTGATGGTCGTTTCATCGAGCAAATCGGATACTACAATCCAGTTGCTAAACCAGAAGCAGAAGTTAAAATCAACGAAGAGCTAGCTCTTAAATGGCTCTCTGAAGGTGCTAAACCTTCGGACACAGTTCGTAACCTCTTCTCACAAGCTGGTATCATGGAGAAATTCCACAACGCGAAACTCGCGAAGTAA
- the trmD gene encoding tRNA (guanosine(37)-N1)-methyltransferase TrmD: MNIRVLTLFPEMFSALDYSIVKRAQDDQHVILETINFRDFSTNRHGKVDDYPYGGGAGMLLTPQPVFDAMASLPERKRRIIVMTPTGKRFSQRMAEEWANEEELVFLCGHYEGFDQRIHDQLVTDEVSLGDFVLTGGELAAMTMIDAVVRLLPDVLGASASHEDDSFSTGLLEYPHYTRPAEYKGYRVPDVLLSGNHARIEKWRREQSLKRTYERRPDLLVDAPLTDEDQRYLDSISGLSND; this comes from the coding sequence ATGAATATCCGTGTATTGACGCTGTTTCCAGAGATGTTTTCAGCGCTTGATTATTCGATTGTCAAGCGAGCGCAAGACGATCAACACGTCATACTCGAAACCATCAATTTTCGAGACTTTTCAACGAATCGACATGGTAAGGTCGATGATTATCCGTATGGCGGAGGAGCGGGCATGCTGTTGACACCTCAACCCGTCTTCGATGCGATGGCAAGTCTACCGGAACGAAAACGACGAATCATCGTCATGACACCGACCGGTAAACGGTTTTCGCAACGAATGGCGGAAGAGTGGGCAAACGAAGAAGAACTGGTCTTCTTATGTGGTCACTATGAGGGGTTTGATCAGCGAATCCATGATCAGTTGGTGACGGATGAGGTCTCGCTCGGAGACTTCGTCTTGACGGGAGGAGAACTCGCTGCGATGACGATGATCGACGCCGTCGTCCGCCTCTTACCAGACGTCCTCGGTGCGTCTGCGAGTCACGAAGATGATTCGTTCTCGACGGGACTTCTTGAATACCCGCACTATACACGTCCGGCAGAATATAAAGGGTACCGAGTACCCGATGTTTTGTTATCAGGCAACCATGCTCGGATTGAAAAATGGCGACGGGAACAGTCGCTGAAGCGGACATATGAGCGGCGCCCTGATCTTCTCGTGGATGCACCGTTAACGGATGAAGATCAGCGTTATTTAGACTCGATTTCAGGATTGTCAAACGACTGA
- the rplS gene encoding 50S ribosomal protein L19 has translation MNTQQLFRELTQEQIKSDVPAFRPGDTVRVHVKVVEGTRERIQLFEGVVIKRHGGGISETFTVRKISYGVGVERAFPLHSPRVAQIEVVRYGKVRRAKLYYLRNLRGKAARIKEIRR, from the coding sequence ATGAACACACAACAATTGTTCCGTGAACTTACACAAGAACAAATCAAGTCAGACGTCCCTGCGTTCCGTCCTGGGGATACAGTCCGTGTACACGTTAAAGTCGTCGAGGGTACGCGTGAGCGTATTCAGCTCTTCGAAGGCGTAGTCATCAAACGTCACGGTGGCGGCATCAGTGAAACATTCACAGTCCGTAAAATTTCTTACGGAGTTGGCGTTGAGCGTGCTTTCCCGCTCCACTCACCACGTGTTGCACAAATCGAAGTCGTTCGCTACGGTAAAGTCCGTCGTGCGAAACTTTACTACCTCCGTAACCTTCGTGGTAAAGCGGCGCGTATTAAAGAAATTCGTCGTTAA
- the lepB gene encoding signal peptidase I, which translates to MKELFSWVKALVVALVIAFIIRTFLFVPVIVDGESMMPTLHNADRMIVNKIPYYFNEPERGDIVVFHATETRDYIKRVIAVPGDTMYYKDDTLYVNDKKVAEPYLKEYKAQMSGVPLTEDFTLEERTGETIVPKGKIFVMGDNRQNSKDSRDIGFVDEDQIVGTTNFVFYPFNDVRSVD; encoded by the coding sequence GTGAAGGAGTTATTCAGTTGGGTAAAGGCGCTTGTCGTAGCACTCGTCATCGCGTTCATCATTCGAACGTTCCTGTTCGTACCTGTGATTGTTGATGGGGAATCGATGATGCCGACCTTACACAATGCGGATCGAATGATCGTCAATAAGATCCCATATTATTTTAACGAGCCAGAAAGAGGCGATATCGTCGTCTTCCATGCAACGGAAACGCGAGATTACATCAAACGGGTCATCGCTGTTCCGGGAGATACGATGTATTACAAAGACGATACATTGTATGTCAACGATAAGAAAGTCGCCGAACCGTATTTGAAAGAATACAAAGCCCAGATGAGTGGTGTGCCATTGACGGAAGACTTCACGCTTGAAGAGCGAACAGGAGAGACGATTGTTCCAAAAGGAAAAATATTCGTCATGGGAGATAATCGTCAAAATTCAAAAGATAGTCGTGATATCGGTTTTGTGGATGAAGATCAAATCGTCGGAACGACGAACTTCGTCTTCTATCCCTTCAATGATGTACGCTCTGTCGATTAA